The stretch of DNA gcaatgtaaacctGTTTTCTCATGCCagtaaagctgttttgaatttgaatttgaatttgagtAGCGACCACACCGTTCACCCCAATGGTtcggtttttgtttttttgttttttttgttttttgtttttgtttttacaacaaTGGTGGTTCATGGAGCTTCacaatagttcccggaagtgaGCAATTGAGTCGTACGGATTCGACactttgtgatgcactttttgaacggtaagacgtttaattattattattattattattattattattattattattattattattattattattattagcgtATCTAAATCCATTAATGTGTGCATTATTAATCATTTAATAGTACATTAGTAGCATATGACGGTGTACTGTAAAATtgttgtaaatcaatgcagttattgacgacaaattacctaaaatcccagttatgtcactcggAATCAATGACTTTCGGAACTATTTCAGTCTATTTtgaacttccgttgtcgcaactctctggGTAGACGCTGATCTAACATAGACATTATTCTATGGCTCTAACCACCAACGAGGAAGAAAAGGCGGAAGTTCAGCGAGGAAAACGCGAAGGTCCTTAAAAGTTCCTGTGATGACAAGGACCTTCtaaaatataatcataataatattaaaggTTCTCCTAAAGGTGGAAGATGGTCCTCTACAGATCTCCATCGGTGTGTTTTCTTCTACGGCTGATGTCCAGCTCACGGTTCAGAGCTTTGACattaaacacagaaacacagccGTACCAGCAGGTAATGGATGACTGAGTTTAAACATGTGATGGTTTATCAGTAAAGTAGGAAACATAAAGCATATTTAACCCGTTTACACAAGCCAAATATGTACTTTTATGCTAGTAGTTTGTTGTAGTAAGTTAACGGATTAGCTTGACGTGCCTTTTAATAATAACATCATAATGAAACCGAAACAGTTTAACAACTGGtgatattttttatgttgtttttaatgaatgttATGCACAGTCAGAGGTGGCACACGTGCTAGTCTGCAATACTCATGTAAAAGTATAGAGACGTGaagaagataaaataaaaatacattttattaaatgtactgaaataaaacaaatgtcccttcaatgataagacagggtttttaaaccagtaaattccttatattttattttttaaagaaacaagttaaatccctttgaacacctggagaatttagcactaattatagataaaacatgtaaataaaaagaaaaattaaagaaaaaaaaaaaacccaaagcagctttgagtttaacatttaaaaacaatataaaccatAAAACTAATGGACGTGTCTGACAGAATAAAGCAAAAACTACCAAAatgtagcgttttttttttttacgttgtgacgtcatctaCAAAAGTCTTAATAGTAACgtgctcatttttaaaatgtgaggagtagaaagtacagatatttgttttaaaaagtaaggagtaaaagtaaaaagttgcccaaaaaaattaaatacaaaaagtaaaatacaaaGACCAGAAAaaagtacttaagtacagtaacaaagtatttgtactttgttccTTATTGTCATCTCTGTGCGCAGTACGTTCATGTTTCTctgtaacagtaaaaataagtGAACATGACgtcataaacaacaaaaatatagaaaggaaaaaatgcaaataaaaagaCATTTTGTAAAGGAAATAAACATAAAGTTGATCAGTGTAGAATAAAGAGGTTACTAAGGAGTCAAAATTCtaatctttaaataaataatttatcaaaTTAAATGTGTGGATAGACTTCTTATTATTGATGAATTTGATGGATTTTATATGATATTTACACTCAGTATGGATTGTGGAATGCTGAAAAATATAAACTTATTATGGATGTAGAATTTACCAAGTAAAAttgtttattgtagttttttgtttttgttttttttgtataacaaAATTATAGCTTTTGCTGTCAGATTTACTGTAACTTTCAAACATTGTTCCATATCCTTCCAACTTGTGATCATATTAACCTTTAGTGTATGACATCACACAACAGGACAAATGAAGAATAACTGAGTCTCGTTTTCTTTGTAAACTTCATTGTTAAGAGTGAGACTATGATGTAATGTTTGTGAGAACCGCTAATCTGTAGCGTCCTAAACAATCACCCATGCAGTTGGTCAGCAGTTGGATCGGTCACCAGTTAAGTCACAACACCTCAGTTTCCTTTGTCCTTATTTTTCAGGTGAGGATGCTGCCGCATGCCTTGCGCACCACATGTACGCCCCCGTTGACGGTGAgtgttttgatacattttttaaattgatttaaacAAACTAACAACAATTAGACAAAGCCAtagaacatatatatatatatatatataggcacaGTTTACACATTTTAAGAGAGTAGGAGGAAGTAAAACATACATACTATCTATTTCTACGCCTTAGTCTCTAACTGGTGTTTATCTTTTATGTCATATTAAGACTAATGGGTTAATAATCATATAATGTACTCTGTTTTAGAGATGCATTTAAAcagaaatcaaaacaaaaacaacaatactaAAAATAAAGCTGAGCATACAAAGCCAGATATACACACGCGTATACAAGgcaatttattatatattacagCGTATTTATTACACAAGGCAGTTCATTgtgctttacaaaataaaaaaagtgcaacagaaaacatttaacagagttttgaaatcaataaaaacatttttcagtttGAATTCAACAATAAAAcgttaatttcaaaaataaaatgatatatttttcttaaatccctctcagtcataatCAGTTCACTTGGAttttgctgcagtttgttccacttctttgcagcataacaactaaaagctacTTCAACATTTTTGCTGTAAACTCTGTGCTCCActgtctgacctgtgtccatcaCCTATATATTAGTTTACATACGTATATCTAAATATACACCCTACTCAACCCATTCTATAAATATGTACATACATTAATTTACAGTCATGGATTTTTAAATAGTGACACTCCTGgaattttttcataaaatacaGAATTTCTCCCAAAAATAgttgcaattaaaaaatgtttttggtatacatgtgtttatttcctttatgtgcattgaaaaaacacaaaaaaagcagaagaaaaaaggcaaaatgtacaaacacaaaaacaaaaaactcaccGTTCTATGAATACTAAAGTTCTTGATGATATTACACACAGTGGACAAAAGAACTTAAAGATCCTTGAGattgttcatattttctctGGTCTTTTTTCTCTTCTCCATGCTtggtgtgacacacacacacacacacaaacatttagtCAACTTTTATACATTGTAACTGGTTTCAGGTGTGATTTCTATATAACCAGCACCTGTTACTGCCACAGGTGAGTTTAaatcacattataaaacaatTTTATCTGGTCTTTGTGTGTAAAATAATGtactttttggctttttttcctttgcttttttgtgttttttcaatgcacataaatgaaataaacatatttataccAAAATCATATAAAATTGCAACTATTTCTGGAAAAATTTTAAGTGGTTGCCAATACTTTCCTCCAGGACTGTATCCATACTTATCCCATTccataaaaaacataattaaatacaTGATTTCCTCTCTATATGAATTGTGTCCAACCTCTTTAACGTTAATATGAAATACATGTTACTTAATGAGACATCCTTTTTGTTTCCACCttccacaaattaaattgaaagtaataatgctggaaaaacagaaaactgaccttgaccttaaatatgaccttgagcgaaggtcaacgtcacacattgaaaggaaatgttgttcagtgGTACCAGTGTGAGAACTGTCTCTCAATTTGTGGCTAAGTTAAGCCCTAATAACGTGGGATTAGTTtgacctagggaccacatgtaataaataaacgACTGCTTTTTATgtgacacattcacacaggatAACCATAACCTGAGATTTTACTGAAATTATGGACATCTGAAAACGTCAAACAGTGTGAGTTGATGTTACAACAGCTTTGCAGGCTTTTGACCGCAGCTCGGTGCTGTTACTGCTAGCGCTAGCTAgctgtaataaataaaacattcttACCGTACTATGATTTATCATTTGCTTCTGATATTGCtccttctctttttgttgccgTACGTTATGGGCCGATAAGGTTTTCTAAACACTCCAATGCCGCCTCCATTCTtcaccaaaagtaaataaacatgcatcCTGGTGTCACAGTCTGAATTGACCtcatactgagatcgattatgagcatttATGTGTATGCACACAActagaaaaacatttttgctaaaaaaaaataatagtagttcagttttgttcatttttgttttcaaagtgaacgggcaggtgttttattagtttattggacTAGGTTCAGGTTAGGGTTGCATgcgcacatactgtatatgctcataatcgaagGTAAACGCAGACACCCGAAACAAAACAAAGCGTAATCACACAccagatcccgcccatttctgtccaactCACAGAGAGGCTTATTCATATtagattagtattatcacaggacctcagacttcagcaaaatatagtagaTCATTTGCAGgagaatttttactttacaaattactgacatggccgattaacatcacagacattctccgcaattattacaaGTCACATGTGGTCAAAACTGATCCTGTGCAAATAGTTTTATAgggaaaaagtatttttttgtttcgtttttttttttgtgacatcatgaactttgacccctactgatctttttactggtaggttgtACAGCTTCAGTCCAAGTAAATAAAAgatgagatgagcttttcataaatgtaagcatcaaacttgtacaataaatattcatagagatatggaaaaatTTGGTTATTTACACTTGAcacaaccttgaccttgacattttggttccaaaaaaggtcgactgcacatccttgacattgtccctatgagatgacatcacgtcattagtgctgcattaatagtcgaggtaggaggagttccaggacaaaagaaaaaataataagaactcctacgagaacaatgtatttggcagtTTTCAATTACCAAATACAATAAGGCTTCAAAACATATTGCATTAATATAtaaacaattgttaaaaaatactgGATATTTATTTACAGATGGACTGATGTGATGTTGAAAATATAGTGAAGTTAGTTTTTCTAAAGCTGTGTTCATGAGAAGCTGTTGCTAACCTGAGTTTCTGATGCAGAGCTTTAGCAGCAGCAGGTGGAGTAAAAACATCCACCTGACGTCACTGAGGCAGGAGGAGAGCACGCACGTGCACGTCAGGTAGGACGTGCACACATCTGGAATGTCCAATCACAGGCCCTCATACAGTGCACACATCTGGTTTTAAAGCTGCTAATGCTGCGGCCAAATCACTCcattaaaatagtgtgtgtgtgtctctgtctctgtctctgtctgtctgtctgtctgtctgtctgtctctgtgtgtgtgtgtgtgtgtctgtctctgtgtgtgtgtgtgtgtcagtgagctGACTGAGGCGGCCTATGAAAAGCTGGCTGACCACACGTTGGATGCTCTGGCTGATTACTTTGAAGATTTGATGGATGAAGATTTCACTGAGGCCGACTATGACGTGGTTTTCTCTGTAAGAACTTTTCCTTCATCTTGTTTGGTTGAAATAAAGCAGACTGTTAATTAAGCCtggacaatatatcgtgattcaacaTATATCggaattttcttttttggcgATATAGTAAATGACAATATGGCCTGtcgtaataaatattattttatagcttatttggtaataaaaaacttgttttaggagtcgctactTTTTCCTACTGCATGAAGAGCTCAGTTAGATAatcactgagtgcgtcctaacccagaccttcaacTAAACAAGCAACactacacaactcactcacacgtgctgtcccttacaggacaAATAGCCATAAGTGATAATGTATTGTGTAGTAAACATGCCAGACCAATAGATGGTGGTATCATTTTggcaatgaaccaaaataaacacatgcaTAGAGACACTCCCTCTGAACTCAAGTTAGAGTAAAGCTTTAATCTGTGCGTGGCGTATCattccctgcaggattttctcttttacatttcattgatttttttttaacta from Gouania willdenowi chromosome 9, fGouWil2.1, whole genome shotgun sequence encodes:
- the fxn gene encoding frataxin, mitochondrial, with amino-acid sequence MVLYRSPSVCFLLRLMSSSRFRALTLNTETQPYQQVRMLPHALRTTCTPPLTSFSSSRWSKNIHLTSLRQEESTHVHVSELTEAAYEKLADHTLDALADYFEDLMDEDFTEADYDVVFSSGVITVKVSKEHGTYVINKQTPNRQIWLSSPTSGPKRYDWTGERWVYSHDGVSLHQLLSEEFTAIFNRSIDLSKLPYS